A part of Thermocrinis albus DSM 14484 genomic DNA contains:
- a CDS encoding UDP-glucuronic acid decarboxylase family protein: MRVVITGAAGFLGSHLCDRFLKEGFEVIGIDNFLTGRPENIAHLFGHPRFKFIHYSVTNYIYIDGPVDLVLHFACPASPVDYMRHPIHTMKVDSLGTINTLGLAKLKKARYILASTSEIYGHAHVHPQPETYWGYVNPIGPRSVYYEAKRFSEALCMAYHREHGIDVRIARIFNTYGERMRLNDGRVIPTFLTKALRNEPIPIHGDGSQTRSFCYVEDMVEGIYRLATYEGLQGEVFNLGNPQEVSIKDLADNILKITKSSSTVMFLPPREEDPPRRCPDITKAKKLLHWEPKVDLLEGLARTVRWMRDILTKLY, from the coding sequence GTGAGGGTTGTTATCACAGGAGCGGCAGGATTTCTGGGATCCCATCTGTGTGACAGATTCTTAAAAGAAGGCTTTGAGGTCATAGGTATAGACAACTTCCTCACGGGAAGACCGGAAAACATAGCCCACCTTTTTGGACATCCCCGTTTTAAGTTCATCCATTACAGTGTAACCAACTATATATACATAGACGGTCCTGTGGATCTGGTTCTCCACTTTGCCTGTCCTGCCTCTCCTGTAGATTACATGAGGCATCCTATACACACCATGAAGGTGGATTCTCTGGGTACCATCAACACACTGGGACTGGCCAAGCTAAAGAAAGCACGTTACATACTGGCCTCCACCTCTGAGATATACGGACATGCTCACGTACATCCACAGCCTGAGACTTACTGGGGTTATGTAAACCCTATAGGTCCCAGAAGTGTGTACTACGAAGCCAAGAGGTTTTCGGAAGCGCTCTGCATGGCTTATCACAGAGAACACGGCATAGACGTAAGGATAGCACGGATATTTAACACCTACGGTGAAAGAATGAGGTTAAATGACGGGAGAGTTATCCCCACTTTTTTGACGAAGGCTCTCAGAAACGAGCCGATTCCCATACATGGAGATGGATCCCAAACACGTAGTTTCTGCTACGTGGAGGATATGGTGGAGGGTATATATAGGTTAGCCACCTACGAAGGCCTTCAGGGAGAGGTCTTCAACTTAGGCAACCCACAGGAGGTGAGTATAAAGGATCTGGCAGATAATATACTGAAGATAACCAAGAGCAGTTCCACTGTGATGTTCTTACCTCCCAGGGAGGAGGACCCACCTAGAAGATGTCCCGACATCACCAAGGCCAAAAAGCTTCTCCACTGGGAACCTAAGGTGGACCTTCTGGAGGGGCTCGCCAGGACTGTCCGGTGGATGAGGGATATATTGACAAAACTATACTAA
- a CDS encoding AAA family ATPase encodes MFSENLFSARALQYVEKAKELAVQEKDTKVDTDHLLLAFLSDEKSPLFKYLEKRGVPAKEFASRVKEYLRKVKTQLEKAVDQEAKHLIDLRSKIMQVKSDIGQLQLEVDKVKRAQERLQRELQQAKRYGDYWTAQELQVELSRLERLYSQYKSQLESVERSLSSVFKQEDVRAFMENRLSIDGLVRKALEESPILEQVKELGFSPERFTEAVARKVFGKEPTLDYSQYLLKVLEKAQDKAISEGSPQVEPYHLASALIEAVDTVGGKLINEVTGGDKMKDTTQELREEEKSPLERFGVNMTQLAREGKLDPVIGREKEINQVIEVLLRRTKNNPVLVGDPGVGKTAIVEGLAQRIANKEVPTELQDKELWSIDMASLLAGSKYRGEFEERLKALIDEVKQKGNVILFIDEVHTVVGAGKAEGAVDASNILKPALARGEIRLIGATTVDEYRKYIEKDPALERRFQPIYVDEPTEEQTIEILKGLRTKLENHHKVKISDEAIEAAVKLTRRYVTFRKLPDKAIDALDQACARKKLSVVAVPPEVQELDRRIKALDEEIQKAFLEGNYEKEAQLKIKKVQLEKERQQLLEKTGGTDARIKEIKRRMEELDTEIIRAAEKGDYEREAQLKIEKVKLEKELKELELKKSEALVVTWDDVAAVVSEWTGIPVQRLKEEEMERLLKLEEELHRRVIDQEHAVRAVAEAIRRARAGLKDPKRPIASFLFLGPTGVGKTELSKALAELLFGDEDALIRLDMSEFKEEHSIAKLIGAPPGYVGYEEGGKLTEAVRRKPYSVLLLDEVEKAHPRVFDLFLQVLDDGRLTDSHGRTVDFRNTVIIMTSNIGSQYLLSLSLDGDEEKVQREFEKAKEKVLEELKYHFRPEFLNRIDEIVVFKPLTMKELLQIVDLLVASISRRLEDRGIKIELTQAAKEQLARMGYDPAYGARPLRRTLQRYIETPLADKIIRGEVKDGQKVLVDYRDGQVVVEAV; translated from the coding sequence ATGTTCAGCGAGAACTTGTTCTCCGCTAGAGCTCTTCAGTATGTGGAGAAAGCGAAGGAACTGGCCGTGCAAGAGAAGGACACTAAGGTGGATACTGACCACCTCCTTCTGGCCTTTCTGTCTGATGAGAAATCTCCTCTCTTTAAGTATCTGGAGAAGAGGGGAGTACCTGCTAAGGAGTTTGCTTCCCGTGTGAAGGAGTATTTAAGGAAGGTAAAGACACAGCTGGAGAAGGCGGTAGATCAGGAGGCCAAGCACCTTATAGATCTAAGAAGTAAGATAATGCAGGTCAAGTCAGATATAGGACAGCTACAGTTGGAGGTGGACAAGGTAAAAAGAGCCCAGGAGAGACTCCAACGGGAACTCCAACAAGCTAAAAGGTACGGCGATTACTGGACCGCTCAGGAACTTCAGGTAGAACTTTCCCGACTGGAGCGCCTCTACTCCCAGTACAAAAGTCAGCTGGAGAGTGTGGAAAGAAGTCTTTCCAGTGTATTTAAACAGGAGGATGTGAGAGCCTTTATGGAAAACAGGCTTTCCATAGATGGTCTTGTAAGGAAGGCTCTGGAGGAATCTCCCATACTGGAGCAGGTAAAAGAGTTGGGTTTCTCACCTGAAAGGTTTACAGAGGCGGTGGCCAGAAAAGTCTTTGGTAAGGAACCTACGCTGGATTACTCTCAATACCTTCTTAAGGTTTTAGAGAAGGCCCAAGACAAAGCCATATCGGAAGGTTCCCCTCAGGTGGAACCTTACCACCTGGCGTCTGCCCTCATAGAAGCGGTGGACACCGTAGGTGGTAAACTGATTAATGAAGTTACAGGAGGTGATAAGATGAAGGACACTACCCAAGAACTTAGAGAGGAAGAAAAATCACCGTTGGAGAGGTTTGGTGTCAACATGACCCAGCTTGCCCGGGAAGGTAAGCTGGACCCTGTTATAGGTAGAGAGAAGGAGATAAACCAGGTGATAGAAGTTCTCCTCAGGAGGACCAAAAACAATCCTGTACTGGTGGGAGATCCGGGAGTAGGTAAGACAGCTATAGTGGAGGGTCTGGCTCAGAGAATAGCCAACAAAGAGGTACCAACAGAACTTCAGGACAAAGAACTGTGGTCCATAGATATGGCATCCTTGCTGGCTGGATCCAAGTACAGAGGAGAGTTTGAAGAGAGACTAAAGGCCCTCATAGACGAGGTGAAACAAAAAGGTAACGTGATCCTCTTCATAGATGAGGTACACACGGTGGTAGGAGCAGGCAAAGCGGAGGGAGCAGTGGATGCCTCCAACATTCTAAAACCGGCTCTGGCAAGGGGAGAGATAAGGTTGATAGGTGCCACCACTGTGGACGAATACAGAAAGTACATAGAGAAGGATCCAGCCCTTGAAAGGCGTTTCCAACCCATATACGTGGATGAACCTACAGAAGAGCAGACTATAGAGATCCTCAAGGGGTTAAGAACGAAGCTGGAAAATCACCACAAGGTGAAGATATCCGACGAAGCTATAGAGGCGGCGGTGAAGCTCACAAGAAGATACGTTACCTTCAGGAAGCTGCCCGATAAGGCCATAGATGCCCTTGATCAGGCGTGTGCTCGCAAGAAACTCTCTGTGGTAGCTGTGCCACCTGAGGTACAAGAGCTGGATAGAAGAATAAAGGCCCTCGACGAGGAGATCCAGAAGGCCTTTCTAGAAGGCAACTACGAAAAGGAGGCTCAACTCAAGATAAAGAAAGTGCAGCTGGAGAAGGAAAGACAGCAACTTCTGGAAAAAACGGGAGGTACAGATGCTCGCATCAAGGAGATCAAACGCAGAATGGAGGAACTGGACACGGAGATAATCCGTGCCGCAGAGAAAGGTGACTACGAGAGAGAAGCTCAACTGAAGATAGAAAAGGTGAAGCTGGAAAAGGAACTAAAGGAGTTGGAGCTCAAAAAGTCAGAGGCCTTGGTGGTAACTTGGGACGATGTTGCCGCAGTAGTTTCCGAATGGACAGGCATACCGGTGCAAAGGTTAAAAGAGGAGGAGATGGAACGCCTACTGAAACTGGAGGAAGAACTTCACAGAAGAGTCATAGACCAGGAACATGCAGTAAGAGCAGTGGCCGAGGCTATAAGGAGAGCGCGGGCAGGTCTCAAGGATCCCAAGAGACCCATAGCCAGCTTCCTCTTCTTAGGACCTACTGGTGTAGGAAAAACGGAGTTATCAAAGGCCCTAGCTGAGCTTCTGTTCGGTGACGAAGATGCTCTGATACGCCTTGATATGTCTGAGTTTAAGGAAGAACACAGCATAGCTAAACTCATAGGTGCACCTCCTGGCTATGTAGGTTACGAAGAAGGTGGAAAACTTACCGAAGCGGTGAGAAGGAAACCATACTCGGTCCTTCTCTTAGATGAGGTGGAGAAGGCTCATCCCCGTGTCTTCGATCTATTCTTACAGGTTCTGGATGACGGGCGCCTCACAGACTCTCACGGCAGAACCGTTGACTTCAGAAACACTGTCATAATAATGACTTCCAACATAGGCTCTCAGTATCTTCTGTCCTTGTCCTTAGACGGTGATGAGGAAAAGGTCCAGAGAGAGTTTGAGAAGGCTAAAGAAAAGGTGTTGGAGGAACTGAAGTATCACTTTAGGCCTGAGTTTCTCAACAGAATAGACGAGATAGTGGTCTTTAAACCTCTCACCATGAAGGAACTACTACAGATAGTGGATCTTCTTGTGGCATCCATAAGCAGGAGACTAGAAGACAGAGGTATAAAGATAGAGCTTACACAGGCAGCTAAAGAACAGCTGGCCAGAATGGGTTACGATCCAGCTTACGGTGCAAGACCTCTCAGAAGAACACTCCAGCGTTACATAGAAACACCCTTGGCTGACAAGATAATAAGAGGCGAGGTGAAGGATGGTCAGAAGGTGCTGGTGGACTACAGAGATGGTCAGGTAGTGGTGGAGGCTGTATGA
- the murD gene encoding UDP-N-acetylmuramoyl-L-alanine--D-glutamate ligase: MKRVLVWGLGASGLAALQLLKSKGIEAIGGDDKHKTDWRLLLEEVDTLVLSPGIPPSHPIWQEAVRKGIEVIGELELAWRFFEGTAIAITGTDGKSTTTRLSYLILRSYFSHVEEGGNIGVPFSYLVMKNPKALAVLEVSSFQGKTLKTFRPHVGAFLNFSEDHLDWHPDLRDYLWSKYNIFSRQTPEDWILLNGTQKVTRDTPSPARKVFFGDGCEAHVKEDGAYWSEEKLFSVEDIKLIGKHNLYNALVACVIGRIMGVPTDRMKEVLRDFRGLPHRLELVGDFGGVLVYNDSKSTTPNALQAALGSMPDGRVILIAGGKDKGASFEHLCPLVTQKVKHAVLIGEAKRRIADAWKGCTQVSLASSLDEAIRMAQREAKPGDILLFSPACSSFDMFSNYEERGETFKKLVREIFETPPHSI; the protein is encoded by the coding sequence ATGAAAAGGGTTCTCGTCTGGGGTTTAGGAGCGAGCGGCCTGGCCGCCCTCCAACTTCTAAAATCCAAAGGCATAGAGGCCATAGGAGGGGATGACAAACACAAAACAGACTGGAGACTCCTCCTGGAAGAAGTGGACACCCTCGTGTTGTCTCCTGGCATCCCACCATCCCACCCTATCTGGCAGGAGGCCGTAAGAAAAGGTATAGAGGTGATAGGTGAGCTGGAACTGGCATGGAGATTTTTTGAAGGGACAGCTATAGCCATAACGGGAACTGACGGCAAATCCACCACCACGAGACTCAGTTACCTTATCCTTAGGTCTTATTTCTCTCATGTGGAGGAAGGGGGTAACATAGGTGTACCCTTCTCCTATCTGGTGATGAAGAACCCAAAAGCTCTGGCTGTGCTGGAAGTCTCCTCCTTTCAGGGAAAGACACTTAAGACCTTTAGGCCTCATGTAGGTGCCTTTCTTAACTTCTCAGAGGATCATCTGGACTGGCATCCGGACCTAAGAGACTACCTGTGGAGCAAGTACAACATCTTTTCACGTCAAACACCTGAAGACTGGATACTCCTCAACGGTACTCAAAAGGTCACGAGAGACACACCCTCACCTGCTCGGAAAGTGTTCTTCGGTGATGGCTGCGAGGCCCATGTAAAGGAAGACGGTGCCTACTGGAGTGAGGAGAAACTCTTTAGCGTAGAGGACATAAAACTGATAGGAAAACACAATCTCTATAACGCACTGGTAGCGTGTGTGATAGGAAGAATAATGGGTGTACCCACCGACAGGATGAAGGAAGTTTTGAGGGATTTCAGGGGATTACCCCACAGGTTGGAGCTGGTGGGCGATTTCGGCGGTGTTCTTGTCTACAACGATTCTAAATCCACAACACCTAACGCTCTTCAGGCTGCCCTCGGTAGTATGCCTGACGGTAGAGTCATCCTAATAGCTGGAGGTAAGGATAAGGGTGCATCTTTTGAGCATCTGTGTCCCCTTGTAACCCAAAAGGTGAAACATGCTGTGCTGATAGGTGAGGCAAAACGCAGGATAGCGGACGCATGGAAGGGCTGTACTCAAGTAAGTCTTGCCTCATCTTTAGATGAGGCTATTAGAATGGCTCAACGAGAGGCAAAACCTGGAGACATACTCCTCTTCTCTCCGGCTTGTTCTTCCTTTGACATGTTCTCTAACTACGAGGAAAGGGGAGAGACCTTCAAGAAGTTAGTGAGAGAGATTTTCGAAACTCCTCCACACTCCATCTGA
- a CDS encoding complex I NDUFA9 subunit family protein, whose amino-acid sequence MEMSKRVLVTGATGFVGRYIVRGLLEKGYKVGALVRDTQKLNRVFDGKVEGYKVDFLDEEAIRKAVEDFSPYAVVHLIGILLEDKKRGYDFYTVHFLYSKVLYSVLAHTGVRRVLHMSSLGTHRDAPSMYHRTKYMAEEFLKTLKLDFTIFRPSMILGPEQRLFSDMWRITKYIPVVPLPGGGHYLFQPVDVRDVACAFVESLEDPSTFGKTYELCGPQRVSFRQLMKDTMELLGRKVVFLPVPKSFMYTAGLLASEILSPPPFSSDQILMMWRDNVCGLDPDVEKDGVRKICKKEPVPYEEAIRWSVEEFRKSLSLTS is encoded by the coding sequence ATGGAGATGAGTAAAAGGGTTTTGGTAACGGGTGCTACGGGTTTTGTAGGGAGGTACATAGTGAGGGGACTTTTGGAGAAGGGTTATAAGGTGGGTGCTTTGGTGAGGGACACCCAGAAGCTAAACAGAGTATTTGATGGTAAGGTAGAGGGTTATAAGGTGGATTTTCTGGACGAAGAAGCTATAAGAAAGGCGGTGGAGGATTTTTCTCCTTACGCGGTGGTGCATCTTATAGGTATTCTGCTGGAAGACAAAAAGAGAGGCTACGACTTTTACACAGTTCACTTTCTGTACTCTAAAGTTCTCTACAGTGTTTTGGCTCATACAGGTGTGAGGCGTGTGCTTCACATGAGTTCTTTGGGAACTCACAGGGATGCTCCTTCTATGTACCACCGTACCAAGTACATGGCGGAGGAGTTTCTCAAAACTCTGAAGCTGGACTTTACTATCTTTAGGCCTTCCATGATACTGGGTCCCGAGCAGAGGCTTTTTTCAGATATGTGGCGCATAACCAAGTACATACCCGTGGTTCCATTACCCGGAGGTGGCCACTATCTCTTTCAACCTGTGGATGTTAGGGATGTGGCATGTGCCTTTGTGGAGAGTTTGGAAGATCCTTCCACTTTTGGTAAGACTTACGAACTTTGCGGACCTCAGCGGGTGAGTTTCCGGCAACTTATGAAGGACACTATGGAACTTCTCGGAAGAAAGGTTGTTTTCCTTCCTGTTCCCAAGAGTTTTATGTATACAGCCGGACTTTTGGCTTCTGAGATACTAAGTCCTCCACCTTTCTCTTCCGATCAGATTCTCATGATGTGGAGAGACAACGTGTGTGGTTTGGATCCTGACGTAGAAAAGGATGGTGTGCGGAAGATATGCAAGAAAGAGCCTGTACCTTATGAAGAAGCTATCAGATGGAGTGTGGAGGAGTTTCGAAAATCTCTCTCACTAACTTCTTGA
- a CDS encoding glycosyltransferase family 2 protein — MLSVLIRAKNEEKNIERAIRSVQGVADQVVVLDSGSTDGTVELAQKMGAEVFFREWTNYADQINYGVQLCKGEWVFVLDADEELSEELRESVMRALKDPECDVYMVCRRTYYMGKFLKHAWYPEWRVRLFRKGSVKFEGVLHERAVFEGRACKLKGDLYHYSYRSLWDQYSKTINYAMLMAKDLHEKGVRFSVAKLMFNPLWAFLKVYVVKGGFLDGMQGFSVAVSSGIYTFLKYLFLWELELKERKGGDLWR, encoded by the coding sequence ATGCTGTCAGTACTGATACGTGCCAAAAACGAGGAGAAGAATATAGAACGTGCTATAAGAAGTGTTCAAGGCGTTGCAGATCAGGTGGTGGTTCTTGACTCGGGGTCTACCGATGGAACGGTGGAACTGGCGCAGAAGATGGGAGCTGAGGTGTTCTTTAGGGAATGGACCAACTACGCTGATCAGATCAACTACGGTGTACAGTTATGTAAGGGAGAGTGGGTTTTCGTTCTGGATGCAGATGAAGAGTTATCGGAAGAGCTAAGAGAGTCTGTGATGAGGGCTTTGAAGGATCCAGAGTGTGATGTTTATATGGTGTGTAGGAGAACTTACTATATGGGGAAGTTTTTAAAACACGCTTGGTATCCTGAGTGGAGGGTGAGGCTGTTTCGTAAAGGATCTGTGAAGTTTGAAGGTGTTCTTCACGAGAGGGCTGTTTTTGAAGGGAGAGCATGTAAGCTAAAGGGAGATCTTTATCACTATTCCTACCGCAGTTTGTGGGACCAGTATAGTAAGACGATAAACTACGCTATGCTTATGGCAAAGGACCTTCACGAAAAGGGTGTGCGTTTTAGTGTTGCCAAACTGATGTTTAATCCTCTATGGGCTTTCTTGAAGGTTTACGTGGTTAAGGGTGGATTTCTGGATGGTATGCAAGGGTTTTCTGTGGCTGTTTCCTCTGGTATCTACACTTTTCTGAAATATCTTTTTCTCTGGGAGCTGGAGTTGAAGGAAAGGAAGGGAGGAGACCTATGGAGATGA
- the flgA gene encoding flagellar basal body P-ring formation chaperone FlgA — MLVLWMLILFSVVYGEQQDILRERVLSEIKRKFGDDFRLTGVRYYDEIPQITDGGSVYLDMEYGRGKMLAYLVVGDRRYTLILDGLWRYTVLIAKEDIPKGRVLKPDMFYKEERWGRSVPSDLRLEDIHLSQYITSTFIPKGSIIRRSLLKPIPAVEIGQTVEAFYTSGNLELKFHARSLDRGYIGKTVRVLPEGKKNPILRAKVIAPGKVQILY, encoded by the coding sequence ATGCTGGTGCTTTGGATGCTTATTCTTTTTAGTGTTGTTTATGGAGAGCAGCAGGACATCCTGAGGGAAAGGGTACTGTCAGAAATAAAGAGGAAGTTCGGTGACGACTTTCGGTTGACAGGTGTCAGGTATTACGACGAGATTCCTCAGATAACGGACGGCGGTAGTGTGTACTTAGATATGGAATACGGAAGAGGTAAAATGCTCGCCTACCTGGTAGTGGGGGATAGAAGATACACATTGATCCTTGATGGATTGTGGAGATACACGGTGTTAATAGCCAAGGAGGATATACCTAAAGGAAGAGTCCTAAAACCCGACATGTTTTACAAAGAGGAGAGATGGGGAAGGAGTGTTCCATCTGATCTGAGGTTGGAAGATATCCATCTCTCCCAGTACATTACATCTACCTTTATACCTAAGGGTAGCATCATCAGAAGAAGTCTTCTTAAACCTATACCTGCGGTGGAGATAGGGCAGACAGTGGAGGCTTTCTACACAAGCGGTAATTTGGAACTGAAGTTTCACGCTAGATCCCTCGATAGAGGATACATAGGTAAGACGGTAAGAGTATTACCGGAAGGTAAAAAGAATCCTATCCTCAGGGCAAAGGTGATAGCTCCAGGAAAGGTACAGATCCTTTACTGA
- a CDS encoding YidH family protein, giving the protein MLIKSFPSVKDARLYLSVERTYLGYIKFSLYTLSFGVFLEKLDLLAEITGKIHVSILLVVLAKILAVVGVLMVLIGILTFYWDIKYIEGGEEVSPKEVTDPRIYMAAERTFLAWVRTAISLIVFGFVIEKFEFFIVQLERIFNIHLQGEHHKLFSIGAFVISIGVITLVLGILNFYRTITQVDKGFYRTHTWLYKIYGAIIFLTCVVLATYVFKLI; this is encoded by the coding sequence GTGCTTATCAAGAGCTTTCCCAGCGTAAAGGACGCCCGTTTGTATCTTTCGGTGGAGAGAACCTACCTGGGATACATAAAGTTTTCCCTCTATACTCTTTCCTTTGGTGTTTTCCTGGAAAAGCTGGATCTTCTTGCGGAGATAACCGGGAAGATCCACGTGTCTATCCTTCTTGTAGTGTTGGCAAAGATCCTTGCCGTTGTGGGTGTTTTGATGGTGCTGATAGGTATCCTTACCTTTTACTGGGATATAAAATACATTGAAGGAGGTGAAGAGGTGTCTCCTAAGGAGGTGACAGACCCACGTATATATATGGCGGCAGAGAGAACTTTCCTCGCATGGGTTAGAACCGCCATATCTCTCATAGTCTTTGGTTTTGTGATAGAAAAGTTTGAGTTTTTCATAGTGCAACTGGAACGCATATTTAACATTCATCTTCAAGGAGAGCATCATAAACTGTTCAGTATAGGTGCCTTCGTCATATCGATAGGTGTTATCACCCTCGTATTAGGTATACTGAATTTCTACAGGACCATAACACAGGTGGACAAGGGTTTTTACAGGACACATACGTGGCTTTATAAAATCTACGGTGCCATCATATTTCTCACGTGTGTTGTATTAGCTACTTATGTTTTCAAGCTAATTTAG
- a CDS encoding PLDc N-terminal domain-containing protein, protein MEWSTKDFALSVVIISVMAVLALLAPKVLVVSVVILWIILWVIAIIDVLKSEFTGSNKIVWILVLILIPIIGVIAYSLIGEKQKVKE, encoded by the coding sequence ATGGAGTGGTCTACCAAGGATTTTGCTTTAAGTGTAGTTATAATTTCAGTGATGGCGGTTCTTGCATTATTAGCACCAAAAGTACTGGTGGTTTCGGTAGTGATTCTTTGGATAATTCTTTGGGTAATTGCGATTATTGACGTTCTCAAAAGTGAATTTACTGGTTCGAATAAGATTGTCTGGATACTCGTTCTAATACTCATTCCCATTATCGGGGTCATAGCCTACTCTTTAATTGGGGAAAAGCAAAAAGTAAAAGAGTGA
- the secF gene encoding protein translocase subunit SecF has protein sequence MRQLDFMGVRYYAYAVSLLLLVISLLSLGLKGLNLGLDFTGGTLLEVRYTPKQSTADIRKVLERSGVSAFQVQDTAQGTILVRLKVDEPRDKVLRALKTLGDYQLLRMESIGGVISGELRQKALWAILTAIGGILLYLAYRFEPVWALGAVLALAHDVFLVVGAYSLTGREVNLDVVAALLVVAGYSISDTVVVFDRIRENMRIRKGTDLKTVINISINQTLSRTVMTSLTTFVVSLTMFLLGGPVLSNIMFSFVVGIVVGTLSSIFVASALVLDIKERLVRPKLA, from the coding sequence ATGCGTCAGCTGGACTTTATGGGGGTAAGATACTACGCTTACGCGGTGTCTTTGTTGCTCCTCGTCATATCCCTTTTGTCTCTGGGGCTAAAGGGTTTGAACCTAGGGCTGGACTTCACCGGTGGCACACTTTTGGAAGTCCGGTACACACCTAAACAGAGCACAGCAGACATAAGGAAGGTTTTGGAAAGAAGCGGTGTATCGGCCTTTCAGGTACAGGACACAGCCCAGGGGACTATACTGGTTCGGCTAAAGGTAGATGAACCTAGAGATAAGGTTCTTCGAGCCCTGAAAACCCTCGGTGATTACCAACTACTACGTATGGAAAGTATAGGAGGCGTCATCAGCGGTGAACTAAGACAGAAAGCTTTATGGGCCATTCTCACCGCCATAGGAGGGATACTCCTGTATCTGGCTTACAGGTTCGAACCTGTATGGGCTTTGGGTGCTGTTTTGGCTTTAGCTCACGATGTCTTCCTTGTGGTGGGAGCCTACTCTCTGACAGGGAGAGAGGTTAATCTGGATGTGGTAGCAGCTCTCTTAGTGGTGGCTGGTTACTCTATATCCGACACTGTAGTGGTCTTCGATAGGATAAGGGAGAACATGCGCATAAGAAAGGGAACAGATCTAAAAACCGTCATAAACATCTCCATAAACCAAACTCTCAGTAGGACCGTGATGACCTCCCTCACCACCTTTGTGGTTTCTCTGACCATGTTTCTCTTAGGAGGGCCTGTTTTATCCAACATTATGTTCTCCTTCGTGGTGGGCATAGTGGTAGGAACACTGTCTTCCATATTTGTGGCAAGCGCGCTGGTACTGGACATAAAAGAACGCCTTGTGAGACCTAAATTAGCTTGA
- a CDS encoding MgtC/SapB family protein → MTLETLPFPLWEGVIRLTLAAFLGALIGFERERRRQPAGFRTHAVLALGSSLMSLLSVYVSYRYGNHADPGRVISQVLAGIGFLGAGAILRMGTSVKGLTTAASLWTTAGIGLAVGAGMYMLSVVSVFLLLGILAPMSRIERELLGKSTALLTLMLEEVQDPVEYLRSIGDVRIVMLEKREAGYYIKLEIPLYGKTQQDLIQELLDRKEVKAVELLSAPPSL, encoded by the coding sequence ATGACACTGGAAACCTTGCCCTTTCCTCTTTGGGAAGGAGTTATACGCCTTACACTGGCTGCCTTTCTGGGAGCCCTCATAGGTTTTGAGAGAGAAAGGAGGAGGCAACCCGCAGGTTTTAGAACTCATGCCGTTTTGGCTCTAGGGTCCTCTCTCATGAGTCTGCTTTCTGTATACGTATCTTACCGTTACGGAAACCACGCAGACCCAGGAAGGGTGATATCTCAGGTACTGGCAGGTATAGGATTTCTCGGTGCAGGCGCTATATTACGCATGGGAACCTCTGTCAAGGGGCTTACCACAGCAGCCAGTCTGTGGACCACAGCCGGGATAGGACTGGCTGTAGGTGCAGGTATGTATATGTTGTCTGTGGTTTCTGTATTTCTCTTACTGGGTATACTGGCTCCTATGAGTAGGATAGAGAGGGAACTTTTGGGGAAGAGCACAGCTCTACTGACCTTGATGTTGGAGGAGGTACAGGACCCTGTGGAGTACCTTAGAAGTATAGGGGATGTAAGGATAGTGATGTTGGAAAAAAGGGAAGCTGGATACTATATCAAGCTGGAGATACCTTTGTACGGAAAAACTCAGCAGGATCTTATACAGGAACTCCTAGATCGTAAGGAGGTAAAGGCGGTAGAACTTTTGTCTGCTCCACCCAGTTTGTGA